Proteins from a genomic interval of Indicator indicator isolate 239-I01 chromosome 1, UM_Iind_1.1, whole genome shotgun sequence:
- the TMEM123 gene encoding porimin: MLRYDDLVQKVAEVILPDLCCWVTYLLGNEETNDSSSTTPINTTSGHKLQGNSSLIVISSTQPTTSTVGVTTSTTHLTNTSQPTNTAMSVTLTTQPTKVNQTTGSTTALSVTSQPNITVLTTTKISFTSVTATSKSEAVVAKTSRFDVGSFVGGIVLTLGVLVILYIGCKTYHSRRGIRYRTIDEHDAII; the protein is encoded by the exons ATGTTGAGGTATGATGACCTTGTGCAAAAAGTCGCTGAGGTAATCCTGCCTGACCTCTGTTGTTGGGTGACCTACCTTCTTG GAAATGAAGAGACAAACGACTCCAGCAGTACTACACCCATTAATACGACTTCAGGCCATAAGTTGCAAG GCAATAGCAGCCTCATTGTTATATCATCCACGCAACCTACAACATCTACAGTAG GTGTGACCACCAGTACTACTCATCTGACCAATACCAGTCAGCCCACCAACACTGCTATGTCTGTCACCTTGACAACTCAGCCCACCAAAGTTAACCAGACAACAGGATCCACCACAGCTCTGTCAGTCACATCACAACCCAATATTACAGTGTTGACCACAACCAAGATTTCTTTCACTTCTGTAACAG ctACATCTAAATCTGAGGCTGTTGTAGCCAAAACCTCTAGATTTGATGTGGGCAGTTTTGTAGGTGGCATTGTGCTGACACTTGGAGTCCTAGTTATTCTCTACATCGGGTGCAAAACCTATCACTCTAGAAGAGGCATTCGGTACAGAACCAT TGATGAACATGATGCCATCATTTAG